A portion of the Corynebacterium rouxii genome contains these proteins:
- a CDS encoding GNAT family N-acetyltransferase, with product MNAPSQPDFVIRPLRRTDFGQVQQIYLLGLETGHASYEIEAPSWEKFSTSKIAETLFVAVEKTDDSKVLGWVSAAPISSRTVFRGVVEDSIYIHPDARGRGVAGALVDKLIDVCQHLGFWAIHSWIFPENEGSAGLHASRGFEKVGTFSHLAKMTYGEMAGQWRDTDIWEKLLPKPELADHEAAAVEP from the coding sequence ATGAACGCACCGTCGCAGCCCGATTTTGTTATCCGTCCATTGCGTAGGACGGACTTCGGTCAAGTTCAACAGATTTATCTTTTGGGCTTGGAAACTGGTCATGCCTCTTACGAAATTGAAGCCCCTAGCTGGGAAAAGTTTTCTACTTCAAAAATTGCAGAGACATTGTTCGTTGCCGTCGAGAAAACCGACGATTCCAAGGTTCTCGGCTGGGTATCCGCAGCCCCAATTTCCTCACGGACGGTTTTTAGGGGTGTTGTTGAGGATTCGATCTATATTCACCCAGATGCCCGAGGCCGTGGCGTAGCGGGAGCGCTCGTCGACAAGCTTATCGACGTCTGCCAGCATCTCGGATTCTGGGCAATCCACTCGTGGATCTTCCCCGAAAATGAAGGATCCGCAGGACTGCATGCGTCCCGCGGATTTGAAAAAGTGGGTACTTTCAGCCACCTCGCCAAGATGACATACGGAGAAATGGCAGGCCAATGGCGCGACACTGATATTTGGGAAAAACTGCTGCCCAAGCCAGAACTCGCTGATCATGAGGCAGCAGCTGTAGAGCCTTAA
- a CDS encoding DUF4245 domain-containing protein has translation MAVEKPRIYQGARDIILSLGSILLIVAVTIGFTGMCSFDRGNKDNAPIQRVDARTFLEMEARGADFAVRYPGEIGGWQANSARRMTIAKASAPVVGWVVNKDSYVQLTQTGVSKDDVIKRYDGNLRTRSGEHSLGGKVVEEYSSEDRDVRDIWVVDLGDARVIVSGAAPREEFDRVITKMIEASPLPGPASQ, from the coding sequence GTGGCTGTAGAAAAACCTCGCATTTACCAAGGCGCCCGGGACATCATTTTGTCGCTCGGCTCGATTCTGCTCATTGTTGCAGTGACCATCGGTTTTACTGGAATGTGCAGCTTCGATCGTGGGAATAAAGATAACGCCCCTATTCAACGAGTAGACGCCCGCACCTTCCTCGAAATGGAAGCGCGTGGGGCGGACTTCGCTGTGCGATATCCAGGCGAGATCGGGGGCTGGCAGGCCAACTCGGCGCGGCGCATGACTATCGCCAAAGCAAGTGCCCCAGTCGTGGGATGGGTTGTCAACAAAGACTCGTATGTCCAACTTACTCAAACAGGCGTAAGCAAAGACGATGTCATTAAGCGTTACGACGGCAACCTGCGCACCCGCTCCGGAGAGCATTCTCTAGGAGGGAAGGTAGTCGAGGAATATAGCTCTGAAGATAGAGACGTCCGTGACATTTGGGTCGTCGATCTAGGAGATGCACGTGTGATTGTCAGCGGTGCAGCTCCCCGTGAGGAATTCGATCGCGTAATCACCAAAATGATCGAGGCGAGCCCATTGCCTGGACCCGCCTCACAATAA
- a CDS encoding class II fumarate hydratase, which yields MTEQQYRIEHDTMGEVKVPIDALWRAQTQRAVENFPISGRGLEAAQIRAMGLLKAACAQVNKDRGLLAPEQADAIIAAATEVAEGKHDDQFPIDVFQTGSGTSSNMNSNEVIASIAKANGVEVHPNDHVNMGQSSNDTFPTATHIAATEAAVKDLIPGLKVLHASLAKKAAEWENVVKSGRTHLMDAVPVTLGQEFSGYARQIEAGIERVEACLPRLGELSIGGTAVGTGLNTPADFGQKVTVELVKLTGVSELRECVNHFEAQASRDGLVEFSGAMRTIAVSLTKIANDIRWMGSGPLTGLGEIHLPDLQPGSSIMPGKVNPVLCETATQVAAQVIGNDAAIAFGGAQGAFELNVFIPMMARNVLESSRLLANTARVFAERLVDGIQPNEERMRTLAESSPSIVTPLNSAIGYEAAAKVAKTALKEGKTIRQTVIDLGFVDGEKLTEEELDKRLDVLAMANTDRDK from the coding sequence ATGACTGAGCAGCAGTACCGCATCGAGCACGACACCATGGGTGAAGTTAAGGTGCCTATCGACGCCCTCTGGCGCGCACAGACCCAGCGCGCGGTTGAAAACTTCCCAATTTCTGGCCGTGGCCTCGAAGCCGCACAGATCCGCGCTATGGGTCTGCTCAAGGCCGCTTGCGCTCAGGTTAATAAAGACCGCGGACTTCTAGCTCCAGAGCAGGCCGACGCAATCATCGCCGCAGCTACCGAGGTAGCCGAGGGCAAGCACGATGACCAGTTCCCTATCGACGTCTTCCAGACGGGTTCCGGCACCTCGTCGAATATGAACTCCAACGAAGTTATCGCCTCGATCGCTAAGGCTAACGGTGTTGAGGTTCACCCTAACGATCACGTCAACATGGGCCAGTCCTCCAACGACACCTTCCCAACCGCTACCCACATCGCCGCAACCGAAGCAGCCGTCAAGGACCTCATCCCAGGCCTGAAGGTTCTTCACGCTTCCCTAGCTAAGAAGGCAGCCGAATGGGAGAACGTTGTTAAGTCCGGCCGCACTCACTTGATGGATGCCGTTCCAGTTACTTTGGGCCAGGAGTTCTCCGGCTACGCACGCCAGATTGAGGCTGGCATTGAACGCGTCGAGGCCTGCTTGCCACGTCTTGGCGAGCTCTCCATCGGCGGTACCGCTGTGGGCACCGGCCTGAACACCCCAGCAGATTTCGGCCAGAAGGTCACTGTCGAGCTCGTGAAGCTGACCGGCGTTTCCGAACTTCGCGAGTGCGTCAACCACTTTGAGGCTCAGGCAAGCCGCGACGGTCTGGTCGAGTTCTCCGGCGCAATGCGCACCATTGCCGTCTCCTTGACCAAGATTGCTAACGACATCCGCTGGATGGGATCCGGCCCACTGACCGGCCTCGGCGAGATTCACCTGCCAGACCTCCAGCCAGGTTCTTCCATCATGCCGGGCAAGGTCAACCCAGTTCTCTGTGAGACTGCAACCCAGGTTGCAGCTCAGGTTATTGGTAACGACGCAGCTATCGCCTTCGGTGGCGCACAGGGCGCGTTCGAGCTCAACGTCTTCATTCCAATGATGGCCCGCAACGTCCTCGAGTCCTCTCGTCTGCTGGCTAACACCGCCCGCGTTTTCGCAGAGCGTCTTGTCGACGGCATCCAGCCAAACGAGGAGCGCATGCGCACCTTGGCTGAGTCTTCCCCATCGATCGTGACCCCACTAAACTCAGCTATCGGCTATGAAGCTGCAGCAAAGGTGGCAAAGACCGCGCTGAAGGAAGGCAAGACCATCCGCCAGACTGTCATCGACTTGGGCTTTGTTGATGGTGAAAAGCTCACCGAGGAAGAGCTCGACAAGCGCCTCGACGTTCTCGCAATGGCCAACACCGATCGCGACAAGTAA
- a CDS encoding MDR family MFS transporter, whose translation MSTQLSPENVREPAAHHHPVGWIIAALMLSMLMGSLGQMIFATALPTIVGDLGGVEHMSWVITAFLLGETIAMPLFGKLGDVINRKPLFIFANLLFMLGSLIGGLATSMSMLILARAIQGVAGGASMILSQAITAEVTTARERGKYMGVMGTVFGVSSVLGPVLGGWFTDGLGWRWGLWLNLPLGAVAVIAIWFLLSLPNKDVKFRLDWWGTLTMAIATASLVLFVTWGGHDYAWSDPIIVGLIASFVVFGIIFVAVELRVDDPLIPMTLFRNRNFTLTTIAGLAIGVIMFGSMAYLPTYLQMVHHMSPTKAGLTMITMMSGLMISSIGVGNLVSRTGRYKTFPLIGQIITSIALVLLSRLHYDDSLVTIGIYMFIFGVGLGCTMQILVLIVQNSFPLAMVGTATGSNNFFRQVGGAVGSALIGSMFLTNLKEQIGTNLPTAVHQAVAQGYPMDAVEKLQSASRLTPAFVSHLPQVIQDAIAVSYNDALTPVFLLVAPLSILAVILLALVHETELSQTIER comes from the coding sequence GTGAGTACTCAATTGTCGCCGGAAAATGTGCGCGAACCGGCCGCACACCATCACCCTGTGGGCTGGATTATTGCAGCTTTAATGCTCAGTATGTTGATGGGTTCGTTGGGGCAAATGATTTTTGCTACTGCGCTGCCAACTATCGTGGGCGATCTTGGCGGCGTGGAACACATGTCGTGGGTTATCACGGCATTTTTACTGGGTGAGACTATCGCTATGCCGCTATTCGGCAAGCTGGGCGATGTGATCAATCGCAAGCCGCTGTTTATTTTTGCCAACTTGTTGTTCATGCTGGGATCACTCATTGGCGGGTTGGCTACGTCAATGTCGATGCTGATTCTTGCGCGTGCTATTCAGGGCGTTGCTGGTGGTGCGTCGATGATTCTTTCACAGGCGATCACTGCCGAGGTCACCACTGCCCGCGAACGCGGTAAATACATGGGCGTGATGGGCACTGTTTTCGGTGTGTCCTCAGTGCTAGGCCCTGTGCTGGGTGGTTGGTTTACCGACGGCCTAGGTTGGCGCTGGGGCTTGTGGCTTAATCTTCCACTAGGAGCGGTGGCGGTCATCGCTATCTGGTTCTTGTTGTCACTGCCGAACAAGGATGTGAAGTTCCGACTGGATTGGTGGGGAACGCTCACCATGGCCATCGCTACGGCTTCACTAGTCCTATTTGTCACTTGGGGCGGTCACGATTATGCCTGGAGCGACCCCATCATTGTGGGTCTTATTGCATCGTTTGTGGTCTTCGGCATTATTTTTGTCGCCGTAGAACTGCGTGTCGACGATCCTTTGATCCCCATGACTCTCTTCCGAAATCGCAACTTCACGCTCACAACGATCGCGGGCCTTGCTATCGGTGTCATCATGTTCGGATCAATGGCCTACTTGCCAACATATTTGCAGATGGTGCACCACATGAGCCCCACCAAGGCAGGCCTGACCATGATCACAATGATGTCTGGACTTATGATCTCCTCAATCGGAGTGGGCAACCTTGTTTCACGCACGGGTCGTTATAAGACATTCCCACTAATCGGACAGATCATCACGTCGATCGCATTGGTATTGCTTTCTCGCCTGCATTACGACGATTCCCTTGTCACCATTGGAATATACATGTTCATCTTCGGTGTGGGCCTCGGCTGCACAATGCAAATCTTGGTCCTGATCGTTCAAAACTCCTTCCCACTCGCAATGGTGGGTACTGCTACCGGATCAAACAACTTCTTCCGCCAGGTCGGTGGCGCTGTAGGATCAGCATTGATCGGATCCATGTTCTTGACCAATCTCAAAGAGCAGATCGGAACAAACCTGCCAACGGCTGTTCATCAGGCGGTGGCTCAGGGATACCCGATGGATGCCGTCGAGAAGCTGCAAAGCGCAAGTAGGCTCACACCTGCGTTTGTTAGCCACCTACCGCAGGTGATTCAAGATGCCATTGCAGTGTCGTACAACGACGCGCTTACCCCCGTCTTCCTCCTAGTCGCGCCGTTGTCGATTCTAGCGGTGATCTTGCTTGCCCTCGTTCACGAAACTGAGCTAAGCCAGACCATCGAGCGTTAG
- a CDS encoding LysR family transcriptional regulator substrate-binding protein: protein MLTLSFATGTEPNKWFTRFEERTDHGGLRTLSDDDPVALLADATADLALVRLPDSRVDNDDTVHVVELYQESMGVALPKEHTLTLLDVVEPSDLEDEMINYITPPSLEVDIAAVRAQLQVVAANVGVVIAPRPLLKVLSGKLVEHREFNDPERYGQARTRIALVWKKERDGEDIQDFVGIAKGRTVQSSRQSNAKKLSAREKTLAKQKRRQEAGKKPVRKGGRRKR from the coding sequence ATGCTGACACTAAGTTTCGCCACTGGAACCGAGCCGAATAAGTGGTTCACACGGTTTGAGGAACGCACCGACCATGGCGGATTGCGCACCCTAAGCGATGATGATCCCGTTGCTTTGCTTGCCGACGCTACCGCGGATCTAGCACTTGTTCGGCTCCCAGATTCTCGCGTGGACAACGACGACACCGTGCACGTGGTGGAGCTGTATCAGGAGTCGATGGGTGTGGCATTGCCCAAAGAACACACCTTGACGCTGCTGGACGTGGTAGAGCCAAGTGACCTTGAGGACGAGATGATTAACTACATCACCCCTCCTAGTCTTGAGGTTGACATCGCAGCTGTTCGGGCGCAATTGCAGGTGGTGGCAGCTAACGTGGGCGTGGTTATCGCTCCGCGGCCGCTATTGAAGGTGCTCAGCGGCAAGCTTGTGGAACATCGTGAGTTTAATGATCCTGAGCGATATGGACAGGCGCGTACTCGCATTGCTTTGGTGTGGAAGAAGGAGCGCGACGGCGAGGATATCCAAGATTTCGTTGGTATTGCGAAGGGGCGGACTGTCCAGTCGTCGAGGCAGTCGAATGCCAAGAAATTATCAGCTCGTGAAAAGACTCTGGCGAAGCAGAAGCGTCGACAAGAGGCAGGGAAGAAACCCGTGCGTAAGGGGGGTCGCCGTAAGCGCTAA
- the coaA gene encoding type I pantothenate kinase, with translation MARDKDLSPYLDFDRETWRHLRMSMPQVLTEQEVVELRGIGENIDLDEVAEVYLPLSRLIHLQVHARQELTQATETFLGEKAPHIPFVIGVAGSVAVGKSTTARLLQVLLQRWEEHPRVDLVTTDGFLYPTEILKKRGILDRKGFPESYDQRTLLRFVTDVKAGKAHVKAPVYSHTLYDRVENECVTVSRPDILIVEGLNVLQTGPTLSVSDLFDFSVYVDAALEDIERWYIDRFLKLRQLAFRAPNAHFSHYADMGDRAATDEARRIWQTINLPNLVEHILPTRVRASLVLRKGADHKVARVRMRKI, from the coding sequence ATGGCTCGCGACAAAGACCTCAGCCCGTATCTCGACTTTGATCGTGAGACGTGGCGTCATTTGCGCATGTCGATGCCCCAAGTTCTCACCGAACAAGAGGTTGTGGAATTACGCGGTATCGGAGAAAACATCGACCTCGACGAAGTCGCGGAGGTTTATCTACCACTGTCGCGTCTAATCCATCTCCAAGTCCACGCGCGCCAAGAACTCACGCAGGCAACCGAAACCTTCTTGGGCGAAAAAGCACCTCATATTCCGTTTGTTATCGGCGTTGCCGGATCCGTGGCAGTAGGAAAATCCACCACTGCACGTTTACTCCAAGTCCTTTTACAGCGATGGGAGGAACATCCTCGCGTGGATTTGGTCACCACCGATGGTTTCCTCTACCCCACTGAGATTCTGAAAAAACGCGGCATTTTGGACCGCAAAGGATTCCCAGAAAGCTACGATCAGCGCACACTCCTGCGCTTTGTCACTGATGTGAAAGCTGGAAAAGCACACGTTAAAGCACCGGTGTATTCCCACACTTTGTACGACCGTGTAGAAAACGAGTGCGTCACAGTCAGCCGCCCCGACATTTTGATCGTCGAGGGTCTTAATGTTTTGCAGACCGGCCCTACGTTGTCGGTCAGCGACCTGTTTGACTTCAGTGTCTATGTCGACGCCGCTCTCGAAGACATCGAACGCTGGTATATCGATCGTTTCCTGAAACTCCGGCAGCTAGCATTTCGCGCCCCCAATGCCCACTTCTCGCACTACGCCGACATGGGCGATCGCGCAGCGACCGACGAAGCACGACGAATCTGGCAAACTATTAACCTACCCAACCTAGTGGAACACATCCTGCCTACTCGGGTACGAGCGTCCCTAGTGTTGCGCAAAGGCGCAGACCACAAAGTTGCTCGCGTGCGCATGCGCAAGATTTAA
- a CDS encoding TetR/AcrR family transcriptional regulator — protein MSTQPDTSLRATKRLKTRISVEDAATALVLRDGFDNVTVEDICAAAEISKRTFFNYFDSKENAVFGDTQVDILPQLREEFLSHPHEDLPEAVIRLHMNLVFSGKDFDPHTRGEIIRRRKAIRHNNPERSFNYNALYHKVFINFKTLVSDYFECFPEQRRLGGDVDVEATAVVLSSSYAIRFGFTLWADSPSASFSTLEESCLEALVHLRTINKGL, from the coding sequence GTGAGTACGCAACCAGATACATCCCTAAGAGCCACTAAGCGACTCAAAACCCGCATAAGCGTAGAAGATGCAGCCACCGCACTCGTGCTTCGCGACGGATTCGACAACGTCACCGTCGAAGACATCTGTGCCGCTGCAGAAATCTCCAAACGAACCTTTTTCAACTACTTCGATTCCAAAGAAAACGCCGTCTTCGGCGACACCCAAGTCGATATCCTGCCGCAGCTGCGAGAAGAATTCCTTTCCCATCCGCATGAGGATCTCCCCGAAGCCGTTATTCGGCTTCACATGAACCTTGTTTTTTCGGGCAAGGATTTCGACCCCCACACCCGTGGGGAAATAATCCGGCGCAGAAAAGCAATTCGACATAACAATCCAGAGCGCAGCTTTAACTACAACGCCTTGTACCACAAGGTGTTTATCAATTTTAAGACGCTGGTCAGCGATTATTTCGAGTGCTTCCCCGAACAACGCCGACTAGGAGGGGATGTGGATGTTGAAGCAACCGCAGTTGTTCTTTCGTCCAGCTACGCCATCCGCTTTGGTTTTACTTTATGGGCAGACAGCCCTTCCGCTAGTTTTTCCACCCTCGAGGAATCGTGCCTTGAGGCTTTGGTCCACCTTCGCACGATCAACAAAGGACTTTAA
- a CDS encoding DUF5997 family protein, whose translation MKPQTAAKKLGIFLPATPEEFQNNALTHDEFVELQANPPQWLQDLRRNGPHPRPVVAQKLGITITALKRNDMDKALTTAEIKSLLENQPEWLRAARTSLAENRATVTGNDHDEN comes from the coding sequence ATGAAGCCGCAGACCGCTGCAAAGAAGCTGGGCATCTTCCTGCCCGCCACGCCAGAGGAGTTCCAGAACAACGCTTTGACTCACGACGAGTTCGTGGAACTGCAAGCAAATCCGCCTCAGTGGCTGCAAGATCTACGCCGTAATGGCCCACACCCACGCCCAGTGGTAGCCCAGAAGTTGGGCATCACGATCACCGCGTTGAAGCGTAACGACATGGACAAGGCTTTGACCACCGCCGAGATCAAATCCCTCCTAGAGAATCAGCCGGAGTGGCTTCGCGCTGCACGTACTTCGTTGGCAGAAAATCGTGCTACCGTAACCGGCAACGATCACGACGAAAACTAA
- the glpX gene encoding class II fructose-bisphosphatase: protein MTNLNPEIPDRNLALELVRVTEAAALASGRWVGRGMKNEGDGAAVDAMRKLINSVQMNGVVVIGEGEKDEAPMLFNGEQVGTGEGAAVDIAVDPVDGTTLMAEGRPNAISVLAASERGSMYDPSAVFYMRKIAVGPEAAGTIDINAPVEYNIKAVAKAKGIAPDQVTVVVLDRPRHDNLIKDIREAGAKVRLIRDGDVAGAVAAAQATNSVDIMMGTGGTPEGIITACAMKCMGGEIQGVLAPKDDAEAAKARNAGHELNRVLGTHDLVSSDNCFFVATGVTNGDMLRGVSYRADGATTRSLVMRSKSGTVRFIESTHKLHKLQEYSVVDYSQISPRK from the coding sequence ATGACCAACCTCAACCCAGAGATTCCAGATCGCAACCTCGCCCTCGAGTTGGTTCGTGTTACCGAGGCAGCTGCACTGGCGTCTGGCCGCTGGGTCGGTCGCGGCATGAAGAACGAGGGTGACGGAGCAGCTGTCGACGCCATGCGCAAGCTCATCAACTCGGTTCAGATGAACGGTGTTGTAGTCATCGGTGAGGGCGAAAAGGACGAAGCCCCCATGCTCTTCAATGGCGAGCAGGTCGGCACCGGCGAAGGTGCAGCAGTAGACATCGCCGTTGATCCAGTCGACGGCACCACCTTGATGGCTGAAGGCCGCCCTAACGCCATTTCTGTCTTGGCAGCCTCCGAGCGTGGTTCCATGTACGACCCATCTGCCGTGTTCTACATGCGCAAGATCGCCGTTGGCCCCGAAGCTGCTGGCACCATCGACATCAACGCACCGGTCGAGTACAACATCAAGGCCGTCGCCAAGGCAAAAGGCATCGCACCAGACCAAGTCACCGTTGTTGTCTTGGATCGCCCACGTCACGACAACCTCATCAAGGATATTCGTGAGGCAGGCGCCAAGGTACGCTTGATCCGCGACGGCGACGTCGCCGGCGCAGTTGCCGCTGCCCAAGCCACCAACTCAGTCGACATCATGATGGGTACCGGTGGAACCCCAGAAGGTATCATCACCGCATGCGCCATGAAGTGCATGGGCGGCGAAATCCAAGGTGTACTCGCACCTAAGGATGACGCCGAAGCCGCTAAGGCCCGCAATGCTGGCCACGAACTCAACCGCGTTCTAGGAACCCATGACCTCGTCTCGTCGGATAACTGCTTCTTCGTTGCCACCGGTGTAACCAATGGCGACATGCTCCGTGGCGTGAGCTACCGTGCCGACGGCGCAACCACACGCTCGCTCGTTATGCGTTCCAAGTCCGGCACCGTTCGTTTCATCGAATCCACCCACAAGCTGCACAAACTGCAGGAATACTCTGTGGTTGATTACTCCCAAATTTCCCCACGGAAGTAG
- the glyA gene encoding serine hydroxymethyltransferase has product MTDDIRYQSLTELDPEVAAAITGELDRQRSTLEMIASENFVPRAVLQAQGSVFTNKYAEGYPGRRYYGGCENADIVEDLARNRAKEVFGAEFANVQPHAGAQANAAVLMALANPGDKIMGLSLAHGGHLTHGMHLNFSGKLYEVAAYEVEPDTFRLDMDKIREQALKEKPQVLIAGWSAYPRHQDFAAFRSIADEVGAKLWVDMAHFAGLVAAGLHPSPVPYADVVSTTVHKTLGGPRSGMILSKQEYAKKLNSAVFPGQQGGPLMHAVAAKAVAMKIAATEEFKDRQQRTLDGAQIIAERLTGADCKAAGVDVLTGGTDVHLVLVDLRNSQMDGQQAEDLLHEVGITVNRNAVPFDPRPPMVTSGLRIGTPALASRGFDAAGFTEVADIIATALAQGAGADTEQLRARVAKLAEQYPLYEGLEDWKLL; this is encoded by the coding sequence ATGACAGATGACATCCGTTACCAATCGCTAACCGAGCTTGATCCAGAGGTTGCGGCTGCAATCACTGGTGAGCTTGACCGCCAGCGTTCCACGCTCGAGATGATCGCCTCTGAAAACTTCGTTCCACGCGCAGTTTTGCAGGCACAAGGATCCGTATTCACCAACAAATACGCTGAAGGTTACCCAGGGCGTCGCTACTACGGTGGCTGTGAAAACGCCGACATCGTTGAAGATCTAGCGCGTAACCGTGCCAAAGAGGTCTTCGGCGCCGAGTTTGCCAACGTGCAGCCTCACGCAGGTGCACAGGCTAATGCCGCTGTGTTGATGGCACTGGCCAACCCCGGCGACAAGATCATGGGCCTGTCCTTGGCTCATGGTGGCCACCTGACCCACGGCATGCACTTGAACTTCTCCGGAAAGCTCTATGAAGTTGCAGCTTACGAGGTGGAGCCTGATACCTTCCGCTTGGACATGGACAAGATCCGTGAACAGGCTTTGAAGGAGAAACCACAGGTTCTGATTGCAGGCTGGTCCGCATACCCACGCCACCAGGACTTCGCAGCATTCCGCTCCATCGCCGATGAGGTCGGCGCTAAGCTGTGGGTCGATATGGCTCACTTCGCTGGTCTTGTAGCTGCTGGTTTGCACCCATCGCCAGTCCCTTACGCTGATGTTGTTTCCACAACCGTTCACAAGACGTTGGGTGGTCCACGCTCGGGCATGATCTTATCCAAGCAGGAGTACGCCAAGAAGCTGAACTCCGCAGTTTTCCCAGGCCAGCAGGGCGGACCTTTGATGCATGCAGTTGCAGCGAAGGCTGTTGCCATGAAGATTGCTGCAACTGAGGAGTTCAAGGATCGCCAGCAGCGCACTCTTGATGGTGCTCAGATCATCGCCGAGCGATTGACTGGCGCTGACTGCAAGGCTGCAGGTGTGGACGTACTGACCGGTGGCACCGATGTCCACTTGGTCCTTGTCGATCTGCGTAATTCCCAGATGGATGGTCAGCAGGCTGAAGACCTCCTCCATGAGGTCGGAATCACCGTGAACCGTAACGCGGTTCCTTTCGACCCACGCCCACCAATGGTTACCTCCGGTCTGCGTATCGGTACTCCAGCTTTGGCTAGCCGTGGCTTCGACGCTGCAGGTTTCACCGAGGTTGCCGATATCATCGCTACTGCATTGGCACAAGGTGCCGGTGCTGACACCGAGCAGCTGCGCGCACGCGTCGCAAAGCTTGCCGAGCAGTACCCACTCTACGAGGGTCTTGAGGACTGGAAGCTCCTCTAA
- a CDS encoding isoprenyl transferase, whose protein sequence is MRTLKKFSLRDLAYNAAYPFYEKRLLREIQGVRQPEHVAIMCDGNRRWAREAGFADVTHGHRVGAKKIGEMVRWCAHTDVELVTVYLLSTENLGRASDELQMLFDIIGDVVDELASPETNCRLRLVGHLDLLPDEVSRRLIQAQDSTNDNTGVSVNVAVGYGGRQEIVDAVRELIDAEAAAGTTATEMAEKISVESISKHLYTSGQPDPDLVIRTSGEQRLSGFLLWQAAYSEIWFTDTYWPAFRRVDFLRALREYSKRSRRFGK, encoded by the coding sequence ATGCGCACACTAAAAAAGTTCTCTCTCCGCGACCTTGCTTATAACGCTGCATATCCTTTCTACGAGAAGCGATTGCTGCGAGAGATTCAAGGGGTGCGGCAGCCTGAGCACGTTGCCATCATGTGTGATGGCAATCGCCGGTGGGCTCGTGAGGCCGGATTTGCCGATGTTACCCATGGGCATCGCGTAGGTGCCAAGAAAATTGGCGAAATGGTGCGGTGGTGCGCGCATACTGATGTTGAACTCGTAACCGTCTACCTGCTATCGACGGAAAACCTTGGTCGAGCCTCCGACGAGCTACAGATGTTGTTCGACATCATTGGCGACGTCGTAGATGAGCTCGCTTCACCGGAAACCAATTGTCGCCTGCGGCTTGTCGGACACCTTGATTTGCTGCCTGACGAGGTCTCCCGCCGTCTCATACAAGCTCAAGACAGCACCAACGACAACACCGGAGTCTCCGTCAACGTTGCAGTAGGGTATGGTGGCCGCCAAGAAATCGTCGATGCGGTGCGCGAGCTTATCGACGCCGAAGCTGCGGCAGGAACAACAGCTACAGAAATGGCCGAGAAAATCTCCGTCGAGTCCATTTCTAAACACCTCTATACCTCAGGCCAGCCTGATCCTGATCTCGTGATCCGTACCTCAGGCGAACAACGCCTCTCTGGCTTTTTGTTGTGGCAGGCTGCGTATTCAGAAATCTGGTTCACCGATACGTACTGGCCAGCTTTCCGACGCGTTGATTTTTTGCGAGCATTGCGAGAATACTCAAAGCGAAGCCGTCGCTTCGGTAAATAA
- a CDS encoding exodeoxyribonuclease VII small subunit, with protein MPHDIIGQGTGTNAFAPVEELSYEQARDELVEVVRILELGQMGLDESLAYWERGEALAKRCEEHLNGAQQRIEKALGETSQGQEQ; from the coding sequence ATGCCACATGACATCATCGGTCAAGGAACTGGAACCAACGCCTTTGCACCAGTAGAAGAACTCTCCTACGAACAAGCACGCGATGAGTTAGTAGAAGTCGTCCGGATCCTTGAACTAGGACAAATGGGCCTCGACGAATCACTCGCCTACTGGGAACGAGGCGAAGCACTCGCTAAAAGATGCGAAGAACACCTCAACGGTGCGCAACAGCGCATAGAAAAAGCCTTGGGCGAGACATCCCAAGGCCAAGAGCAGTAA